Proteins from a single region of bacterium:
- a CDS encoding head protein: protein MTQPTETFDSYDAKGNRESLLDTIYNISPIDTPFISMVADVSTARAVKHEWQTDALATVNAGNAQLEGDDASGSAITATTRLDNTCQISSKTVIVSGTQEAVEKAGRSLESAYQVAKAGNELKRDMEAVLVRNQTSLAGNASTARKLRSLEAWFTTNTSRASGGANGSTTQAATDATTGALRDFTETLLKDMVEKVWTSGGRPDILMVGSKNKQKVSAFTGNSTRMDTGEDKRLVAAIDIYESDFGAIKVVPNRFQRDRSAFILQKDMWGVAYLRPFVEKPLADTGDHVRSMVIAEYTLEARNEASSGVVADLTA from the coding sequence ATGACACAACCAACCGAAACTTTTGATAGTTATGATGCCAAGGGTAACCGTGAATCCCTGCTCGACACCATCTACAACATCTCTCCGATCGATACGCCTTTCATCAGCATGGTGGCGGATGTAAGCACCGCGCGTGCCGTGAAGCATGAATGGCAGACCGACGCTTTGGCCACCGTCAATGCCGGCAATGCCCAGCTTGAAGGTGATGATGCCAGCGGCAGCGCCATTACGGCGACGACCCGTCTGGACAATACCTGCCAGATCTCCAGCAAAACCGTTATCGTATCCGGCACGCAGGAGGCGGTGGAAAAGGCAGGCCGTTCCCTGGAGTCCGCCTATCAGGTGGCAAAGGCCGGTAACGAGCTGAAGCGCGACATGGAAGCCGTGCTGGTGCGCAACCAGACGAGCTTGGCGGGCAATGCCTCCACGGCGCGAAAGCTGCGTTCGCTGGAAGCATGGTTCACTACCAATACCAGCCGCGCTTCAGGCGGTGCCAACGGGTCTACCACCCAGGCCGCGACCGATGCGACGACCGGCGCGTTGCGCGACTTCACCGAAACGCTGCTGAAAGACATGGTCGAGAAAGTGTGGACCAGTGGCGGCCGTCCGGACATCCTGATGGTCGGCTCCAAGAACAAGCAGAAGGTTTCTGCCTTTACCGGCAACAGCACCCGCATGGATACGGGCGAGGACAAACGCCTGGTGGCCGCGATCGATATTTATGAAAGCGATTTCGGCGCCATCAAGGTGGTGCCCAACCGCTTCCAGCGCGACCGCTCGGCCTTCATTCTTCAAAAAGACATGTGGGGCGTGGCTTATCTGCGACCCTTCGTGGAGAAACCGCTGGCAGATACGGGCGACCATGTGCGCAGCATGGTAATCGCCGAATATACGCTTGAAGCACGTAACGAGGCTTCCAGCGGCGTTGTGGCCGATCTGACCGCCTAA